The following are from one region of the Candidatus Dormiibacterota bacterium genome:
- a CDS encoding oligopeptide transporter, OPT family encodes MMDEKRTELTLRGLLIGAAITLVFTAANVYLGLKVGLTFASSIPAAVISMAVLRGFKSATIYENNIVQTVASAAGTLSSIIFVLPGLVMVGWWTGFPFWESFGVCAVGGILGVMYSVPLRRALVSESDLPYPEGVAAAEVLKVGMGSRTSGEPSADALEENRSGLLAVVWGTIVSAGLAALVGTRLLAGTIGGYFRIGNAATGVGFSLSLALLGAGHLIGISVGLAILAGLVIAWGFATPIITALHPMAGSAADIANVVWGTKVRFIGAGAIGVAAM; translated from the coding sequence ATGATGGACGAAAAGCGCACGGAACTGACCCTGCGGGGCCTCTTGATCGGCGCCGCCATCACGCTCGTATTCACCGCGGCAAACGTCTATCTTGGGCTGAAGGTAGGACTGACGTTCGCTTCGTCGATTCCGGCAGCGGTCATTTCGATGGCCGTCCTGCGCGGTTTCAAGAGCGCGACGATCTACGAAAACAACATCGTGCAGACGGTCGCGTCGGCGGCGGGCACGCTGTCGTCGATCATCTTCGTGTTACCCGGGCTCGTCATGGTGGGCTGGTGGACCGGTTTTCCGTTTTGGGAATCGTTCGGCGTCTGCGCGGTTGGCGGGATCCTGGGCGTGATGTACAGCGTTCCGCTGCGCCGGGCGTTGGTAAGCGAATCCGATCTGCCATATCCGGAGGGTGTTGCGGCCGCGGAAGTGCTTAAGGTCGGTATGGGCTCGCGCACCTCGGGAGAGCCGAGCGCGGACGCGCTCGAGGAGAATCGCTCCGGCCTGCTGGCAGTGGTGTGGGGAACCATCGTTTCGGCCGGCCTCGCAGCGCTGGTTGGTACGCGGTTGTTGGCCGGAACGATCGGCGGGTATTTCCGTATCGGCAATGCGGCAACGGGCGTCGGGTTCTCGCTCTCGCTCGCGTTGTTAGGCGCCGGCCATCTGATCGGCATTTCGGTCGGACTCGCGATCCTTGCCGGCTTGGTGATCGCGTGGGGCTTTGCGACGCCGATCATTACCGCACTCCATCCGATGGCCGGCTCGGCCGCCGATATCGCGAACGTGGTCTGGGGAACGAAGGTCCGCTTCATCGGAGCCGGTGCGATCGGCGTCGCGGCGATGT
- a CDS encoding DUF1003 domain-containing protein, translating into MTSSFPTAETIEDHPLVDDVNAIHRENLSVTERICKRVADATGAPIALLLAVVVQAVWLTVGQITRSDPYPFAFLLTCSNILQLILIFVIAVAQRQSSEHAELRAEADHDNISRLLYHQQVQEQLLLRLAEKTQTEVADLRVMVARLVSENAPLGAA; encoded by the coding sequence ATGACTAGTTCTTTCCCGACCGCGGAAACGATCGAGGACCATCCGCTCGTCGACGACGTTAACGCGATCCATCGCGAGAATCTCTCCGTTACTGAGCGCATCTGCAAACGCGTTGCCGATGCCACCGGTGCTCCTATCGCGTTGTTGCTGGCGGTGGTCGTTCAGGCCGTGTGGCTCACGGTCGGCCAGATCACCCGTTCGGACCCGTACCCGTTCGCATTCTTGCTCACGTGCTCGAACATTCTGCAACTCATCCTGATCTTCGTGATCGCGGTCGCGCAACGGCAGTCGTCCGAGCATGCGGAGCTGCGAGCCGAGGCGGATCACGACAATATTTCGCGGCTGCTCTACCACCAGCAAGTCCAGGAGCAACTGCTGCTGCGCTTAGCGGAAAAGACGCAGACCGAAGTTGCGGATCTGCGCGTGATGGTCGCAAGGCTGGTAAGCGAAAACGCTCCGCTCGGTGCGGCATGA
- a CDS encoding amidohydrolase family protein, which yields MRRFIGGFVTLLTVALSCTTGGRADSGPSAPGLGVAPPSTYVRYGRPIIAIEHVRVIDGTGAAPLEDRTVVIERGTIARMGAASSVVVPAGATRIDGRGETLTPGFIGTHDHLYYVSGGPMFIMREMPFSFPRLYLAAGVTTIRTTGSVEPETDIRIKDAVDRGLLAGPHIQITTPYLTGYEPQFIQMATLRSPSDARATVNFWADHGATSVKMYMHEPVDIARAIIAAAHARGMRVLAHLCSIGFSQAAAMGVDSIEHGLEVDSEFMPGFHEGVCPTDHAALMQSIASLRIAGPRAQATIRTMIAHHVALSSTLGVFEGSVPPPMRVERRMFALEDPVTVSEVMHVRARILKSPLLPTFRKLFAQELAFDVAFFRAGGLLTQGPDPTGYGATVAGFGDQRDMELLVKGGLTPVQAIQVATLNGARSLGIAQHTGSIQVGKAADLVLVRGNPASNIDAIENVQTVFKDGVGYDSAALLRSIKGDVGRQ from the coding sequence ATGCGCCGCTTCATAGGCGGCTTCGTTACGTTACTTACCGTGGCCCTGAGTTGCACGACCGGCGGTCGCGCGGATTCGGGCCCTTCGGCGCCCGGGCTCGGCGTCGCACCTCCGTCAACGTACGTTCGCTATGGGCGGCCGATCATCGCGATCGAACACGTGCGCGTGATCGACGGCACCGGCGCGGCACCGCTCGAGGACCGGACGGTCGTGATCGAGCGAGGCACGATCGCTCGCATGGGCGCGGCGTCGAGCGTCGTCGTTCCCGCCGGGGCAACCCGCATCGATGGGCGTGGCGAGACGCTCACGCCCGGATTCATCGGCACGCACGATCACCTCTATTACGTGAGCGGTGGACCGATGTTCATCATGCGGGAGATGCCCTTTAGCTTTCCGCGGCTCTATTTGGCCGCCGGCGTCACGACCATTCGCACGACCGGCAGCGTCGAACCCGAGACCGATATTCGCATCAAGGATGCCGTCGACCGGGGGCTGCTGGCCGGGCCGCATATCCAAATCACCACCCCGTACCTCACCGGCTACGAGCCGCAATTCATCCAGATGGCGACCCTGCGTAGTCCAAGCGACGCGCGTGCCACGGTGAATTTTTGGGCCGACCACGGCGCAACGTCGGTGAAGATGTACATGCACGAGCCGGTCGACATCGCTCGCGCCATCATCGCGGCCGCGCACGCGCGCGGGATGCGGGTCCTCGCGCACCTCTGCTCGATCGGCTTTTCGCAAGCGGCCGCGATGGGCGTCGATAGCATCGAGCATGGGCTCGAAGTCGATTCGGAATTCATGCCGGGCTTTCACGAAGGGGTCTGCCCGACGGATCACGCGGCGTTGATGCAGTCGATCGCGAGTTTACGCATCGCAGGCCCCCGGGCGCAGGCGACGATCCGGACGATGATCGCCCACCACGTCGCGCTGAGCTCGACGCTGGGCGTCTTTGAGGGATCGGTGCCGCCGCCGATGCGCGTCGAACGGCGCATGTTTGCGCTCGAGGATCCGGTGACCGTATCCGAGGTGATGCACGTCCGCGCCCGCATCCTCAAGAGCCCGCTGTTGCCGACGTTTCGAAAGCTCTTCGCGCAAGAGCTGGCATTCGACGTTGCCTTCTTTCGCGCGGGCGGGCTGCTTACGCAGGGGCCGGATCCGACCGGGTACGGCGCGACCGTCGCCGGGTTCGGTGACCAGCGCGACATGGAACTCTTGGTAAAGGGCGGATTGACGCCGGTGCAAGCCATCCAGGTCGCCACCCTCAACGGCGCGCGTTCGCTCGGCATCGCCCAACATACCGGCAGCATTCAAGTTGGAAAGGCCGCCGATCTCGTGCTCGTCCGTGGAAATCCCGCGTCGAACATCGATGCGATCGAAAATGTCCAAACCGTCTTTAAAGACGGCGTCGGTTACGATTCGGCCGCATTACTCCGATCGATCAAAGGCGACGTCGGCCGGCAATAG